Genomic DNA from candidate division WOR-3 bacterium:
GGGTCTATTTCTGCCGGTTGAAAACCGACCATGATGACATCGTCAAGAAGTTAATTGTCGTGAAGTAGCGGCACGGTTGGGCGTCTTGAAATAATCGGAATTGCGGTAAGTCTTATCGAGCACTCCATCGTCGCACAGAGTAAAGATTTTTGTCCATCCCGCCTAGGTCAATTCATAGTTTTGTCAATTGCTAAAACAATGAAATGATGCCAGTACGAAATGTATTTCAATTATCTTTACAGGGTAGAAGATAGTGTCTGCTGATTCGTGCCTGAAGCCGGAAACCGGGCTTACCGTCTAACAGGAGACGTTGATCAGGGGCACGTGCATTTCTTCTCTGCTCACTCCGCCGTGGTTTGCCTTAAGGAAATGCTCGGTTTCACCCAGGATAAAATCCTTAATAATGTACTTGTTCTTCATTATCAAGACATAGTCGCCAACGCGGTCGAGGAGTTTTGCATTCGGTTGGTGAAGACCGAAGAAGTTCTTTCTGACCAATCCTTGACTGCTGTGCAAGGTGCAGAAACGTGAAAGCTTCGCGGAGACATATTCACGGAATCTCCTGACGCGTGATGGGTGGACGTAGCAGTAAGCGACCCGTGGTTCACCGCACAGTGGCAGTGTGAGCGTGGCGGCAAGGTCTGGATGTTCGTTGAGGTTTATGAAGTCTTCTGGTTCCGTGTCGATCAATCCATGATCTGATGTTACCAACATCGTGGTTCTTGAGCCTTTGAGTGCACGAATGAGTTTGTCGATGTTCCTTTCCAGTTCTTTGAAGTGGGTGCTTGCCTCAGGGCTCCCGACACCGAAGCTATGGCATATCGTGTCCAATTCCGGCCAGTAAACATACAGAAACTTCTTTCTTCTATTGTCTTTGACTGTTTTGGCGATATTGGCCAGGCAATCTGACAGTGAGTCGTAAGCGATCATTTCCGCTCCTCTCGAGGTTGCACGCGTGTAGGCTGACCCATGCAGATAATGAGGGAAAAAAAAGAAATTATCCGCACGGATCATTGATGATACTGGATCGCATTCCAAAATGCTTTGCATGCTGGTGTCTGTAAATCCCGGAGCGCGGTCGCTCTGGCGTGGAGTGAATGGCAGTATCTTGACCACGGACCCCATTTCTTTGAGGTGCATGAACCAGCCGGTGATCGCATGCTGTTGCGGCGCCAGTCCGGTCGCAAAAGTGGTGATCGCAGTTGCGGTCGTTGAGGGGAACACAGACGTGACTTTCTGCTTCGGATATTTGTTTAGAACACTGTTTTTGCCGTGCTGCATAAGGAATTCGTAGCCCAGCCCATCGATGACGAACAGGATGATGTTCGTCGATCGTTTCAGGGCTTCGACATCCAGATTTTTTAGAGGTCTGTATGTAGGGTCTTCGCCATATGCTTTGAGGATCGAACTCATCAGATTAACAATGCTACCATTTTTGTAGTTAGGCAAATGCATTTCTGTTACTGGTTATCTATTTCGAAAATGTTTGATATCCGTTCCTATTATTTCTTTTCGGATAGCGCTTTCTTATATTTCTCTAACTGCCCAAGAAAAAATGCGTTCTCGGGCTCAATTTTTAGTGCATTTGCTTCCCATTTTACCGCTTCTTCATAATTGCCGGCAGCGTAGTATGCTTCAGCCAAAGTATCCATTATGTTGGCATCATCAGGTGCTAAGGCGTGTGCTTTTTTCGCAGCCTGAAGTGTTTCTTCTGGATATTTCTTGAGCAGTGCAAACTCCCATGCAAGACTGTTGTACACTTCGGGTGATTCAAGCTCACTCTGCAATGCCTTGGTTAGGAGCGCGTGGGTTTTTTTTAGAAACAGGTCTTCTTTGTCCTTTTGTTCATCGGCGAGTCTGAGGTATGCAGGTGCCATGAAGGCATACTGCCACAACTCGTATTGACGGCGCAATTCCTGAACCGGTTCCTGATGGTCGACGACCTTCAGATCGACCAGGCGGTCATCAGCACCCAGGTAGCCGCCACGGTTCGTCACGACGACGAGCGATGCGGATTGCTTACCCCGGCTGTCGCCGCCCGCCTTTTCTCCAGCTTCAAGAGCTGAGAGCAGACGTTCGGCGAGTGGGCCTTCGGTTCGTGTATAGACGGCAAACATGCTGTCAACGACCTCGGGGCCGGTCAGTATGTTACCTTGCACGGCAACGTTGGGTCCGTTTCTGTGTCCGGCCCATACCGTCGTGTTGGCACCGGTATGTGAAACGGATTGACCATTCTTGTCCACGATGCCTATCTGACGGTCCTCGGGCAGAGTATCCTTCTCGAGAATAGCACGCATTGCCTCGGCCGCCGATTTCCCTTTGGATAATTCTTCAAGCGCCCATGGTCCGAAATAAGGATTTGAATATGCCTGCGTCGCCACCGCGCCGACATCGGCTTCCACCCACGGCACGATATATCCCACGTCAAGCACTCTCGATGCCACGGCGACACCGAACTCATTGGTCTCTGGATCCATGGCGACGATTGAAAACGTTCCATAACCAGATAAGCAGATTATTAATATTGCCACATTCAGCATATGACCTCCTGTATAATGTTAGCGGTGTGCGGTTCTTTGTCAATGGTTATGCGGAAGGAATTGATAGTGCGGCAAACGGGCCGGAGCTGTCTAATGTTCTAAGTCTACAAGTTACGCACTACTCCCATTTGCCGCACCTGCTGCCATAACGGGTGATGATCTTATCGTCCCTGACCATCTCTACGATTTCGCACTGGTTCGGGCAATCGTGACATTCGAACCCGCGCGATTCGAATTCCTGCTCGAGGCAACGGTCGAATCCCGGGAATTTCGTTTCGCCATTCGATCTTGTGCATGAGAGTATAGCGGCACCAATCGCGCCCATGACGAGAAAATGCCTGGGGACTTCTATGTTCAGACCGAGTGCTTTTTCGAATGCAACCCTGACTCCCTCATTTGCGGCAACACCTCCTTGAAAGAGAATACGTGGTACTATCTCTTTGCCCTTGGCTAGTACATTCAGGTAATTCCGTACTATTGCAGCACACAGTCCGGCTACTATATCATTGCGCTCGATGCCAAGTTGGGTTTTGTGTATCATGTCACTTTCAGCAAATACCGTGCAACGCGAAGCAATGTGCACCCGATTCTTTGCTGCCAAGGCTAGTTTCCCGAATTTTTCAATGGGTAAGCCGAGACGGATCGCCTGGTGATCCAAAAAAGACCCCGTTCCGGCCGCACAAACTGTGTTCATGGCAAAATCCACGGGGATCGATTCCCGGATTATTATCAATTTTGAGTCCTGTCCACCTATTTCGATTATTGTATTTACATCTTCGAAAAAGTGGCACGCGGCAATTGCGTGGGCAATGATCTCATTCTTCACTACATCCGCGTCTAGCATTACGCCTGCGAGACGGCGCGCCGAACCTGTAGTGCCGACACCGGCGATATGAAAACAACTGGAAGTCTCTGTTTTGATTTGATCGAGCACTTTTTTTATTGATTCGATCGGACGCCCCAGGGTCCTCAGATAGCATTCAGCAACTACGTCGTATTCTTCATCAATGATCACTCCTTTTGCCGAGATGGAACCAACATCAACACCCAGGTAATATTTCATCTTATGCTCCTTTGCGGATTCCTGCAGCTCTGTTGCGGCGATGTAGTAGCATATCAACGAATGCCTCTATTCTGGTCCTTACTCCCGTGGTGCTGGTGTGTTCATCGAGTGAAATGTTGAGAAGCGGTAGTGAATATGATTTGGATATTCTTTCGAATACCGGCAAGGCCGCAGTTTCGGGCATACAACTAAAAGGCATAAGGTGAACCACACCATCGAATCCTCTTTTCGCCGCCATTATTGTGTACCCAATGCTGAGTTGGTCTTCGCCTCCGGCGTTATATGCCCAAACTGGCTGAGCAAGAGATTTGGCTTCCTTGCGCGGAAGACCATGGTCGTCATTTATTCTCATCGTGTGATAGAAAAGCCACCGGTGAGCAGTCAGGAATGGTTCGGCTTGAACCCGGAGGTTGCCGAGATTTTCAATGATGTCGAAATTCACAAATGGTTCAATCACACAATAAGATTCACCGACGACCATGACGCGTGGTGGTACATAGGCTTCAATCATTTCGATACTGTCGAAATCTTCTTGGATCTCTTTTCGCATTTTTCTAAGTCTCAAAATACTGCTTTCCACGCGGATTTTTCTTAGATGCGTGCGTTCAAGCGCCGTACACTCGCCCCCGGTTTTTTCAAGCGGCCTTATTTGCCGGGCAAGGGATTCGACCTGATCGACCAGTTTTGATTTGTGCCAGGCAACCGCAAAACCTCGGGTCCATTTTCTGAGTGCCGTTGTCCAGCTGTCATGGTTCAGATGGAGTATCTCTGATATCACGAATTTGACATCTTGATGTCCCACGAAAATGCTTCTGAAAGTGAATCCGAGGCGGCGGAGGATGGAACACTGTATCCTGCCGTAGTATCCGTACCGGCAAGACCAGTTACCACCGCCAATGAATAGTAAGGTGTCAGCGCCCTGCTCGAGCGCACCGAACATATCTCCCAGGGTCACCTTGAAAGGCAGGCACACCAATTCTGGAGCGTAGCGCACACCGATGTCGAGTGATTTCTTGTTAGGCCTGGGTCCCTGGAGAACTTCACACCCCAGGTTTGTGAGCAGGGCAGTTAGGGTAATGTTCAGATTCCCCATGTGCTGAAATCCTACTTTCATAACTTTTTTTCTCTTTTCAGATTGACCATATCCACGAATGATTCAATTCGGGTCATTATTCCGGTTTCTCCTGTGTGCTCGTCGAGGACGATCTTTAGAAAGTGCGTTGAATGCTGGGGAGCTATCTCGAGTTCAATGATTTCGTGAGTGATCGACGCCGCGCCGCAGCCGAAGCTGCACAAGTATATTATGCCCGAGATGCTTATGTCGTCATAGAAATACTTTGCTGCGTTCAGTATGTGGTTTTCGAAATACCAACTCAATGGTTTGACGCTGTTCGTCAGAGGTTCGATGTTGTCGTCTGGCAGATCATGGCAGCTAATGATTTGTGCTCCGGTTTCGCGGATCTTCTTCTTCAGGTGGAGATTCAAGAAATCGTCCTCGAGCAAATAAGCATGGCCCATCAGGCCGATGACCAGATCGTCCTTCGCGGTCGTGGTCAAGCGCGCGGCCGCTATCCTTTCTTCCTGCTGTTTGAGAGACACTGCAATACCATGTTCGTACGCGATCTGTGCACGTCGTTCAGAGAAGCCCAGTTTTCTTGCCAAATTCACATAAGATGCCTCTTCACTCTCCTGTCTTAGATCGATATCCATTGTCACGACAGGTGCCTCGGGCACCAATGCTTTTGTCATGTCGGGCAGGCCGATCATTTTGGGGCAGCCGAGCCTGATCCCGGGTTGCCTGCTAAGGCACACCAATCGCGGCACGAATATGCAATCGGCTTTGTCTGTCAGCGAAATGAGGTGCCCCAAATAGCATTTCAATGGTAGGCAAGTTTCGCCTGGAGCAATATTTATCCCGCTATCCAGCTTGTTCCGGTCGGTTTGTCCGCTCGTGACTACTTGACACTGGAGGTCATCAAAGAAAGTAGTCCATAGCGGTTGGTAGTAGTAATAACCGAGTGCTTGCGGTATGCCGATAGTCATTCCTGATTTCATCTATCTTTCTTAGTTGCAATATCGGTGCCCAGGCAAGTCGAGACGGCATGTTCTATTTTTATTTGATATTCCGAGTATTTTATCTACAACATGACAAGACGATGTGCAAATTTGTGCGCACTATGAGTACCAAACCGTGCATCGCATTTCACATTTATCCTTCCTTGTTGCTACGTAATGATCTACAATATACCGCTTCGGCGATCTACGTCATATTGTACTGTTTTATTTTATTTATTATTGTCCTCCTTGATATTCCCAATTTCTTTGCAGCTTTACTCCTGTTGCCATTACATTCTCTTAGGGCGTTGGCGATCGCCTGCTTTTCGACCTCCTGTGTCGTTGAGCGCAGAGAATCTCGCAGGCTCTTGCTTTCTTCTGTGATGGGTTTAGACAAACCCGGAATTTCTATTTCAATTGCGCGATCTTTGGAGAGGACGACCGCGCGTTCGATCGTATTCTCCAGTTCCCTTACATTTCCGGGCCAGTCGTAAGCCAGTAGTTGAGTCATAGACTCCGGCGCGATCGTCTGGACCGGTCGATTGTCCCTTTTAGTGTAGTGCTCGATGAAGTAATGCGCGATATCCGGTATGTCTTCTTTGTGTTCACGGAGTGGGGGGATTCTGATGTTCAGGACATTTATGCGATAATACAGGTCCTGCCGGAATTGCTCTTCATGACAGGCTCTTTCAATATCCTTGTTCGTTGAGGCAATGATACGCACAGCGATCTCGTTAGACTCCGTACCACCCAGCCGGGTAACCATTTTGTCCTGCAAGACCCTGAGCAGTTTGGTCTGCATGAGCAGGCTCATGTCTCCAATTTCGTCGAGCAGGATAGTTCCACCGTGAGCTAGTTCAAACCTGCCTGGTTTTGAATTGATGGCTCCGGTGAAAGCGCCTTTCTCGTAGCCGAACAGCTCTGATTCGAGCAGTGTGTCAGGTAGTGCTGCACAGTTAACGCAGATGAAAGGTCCTTCACCCCGTGAACTTCGGCGGTGGATTTCACGCGCGACCAATTCCTTGCCCGTGCCAGTCTCACCGCTGATCAGAACAGTTCCCATGCTGTCCGCTATTTTGTCCACTAATTCGTAGATGCGCGTCATTTTTTCGCTGGTGCCGATCAAGAGGTTTCCAGACGCGCCACGATACCATTTGCACCGACGGAAATCATTGGAGGAAATCGCCTTCTTGACTACAAACAGAATTTCATCGTTGTCGAATGGTTTGAGCACATAGTCGTATGCACCTTTTTTCATGGCCGCTACGGCCGTTTCGATCGTTCCGTATGCGGTGAGCATGATCACGGGCATCGATGGGTCGGTATCCTTCAATGCGATCAACAGTTGCATGCCATCGGTCCCCGGCATAACGAGATCGGTTATCGTTAAGGCGACGGCGTGTTTGTTAACTAGTTTCATTGCTTCTGCTGCGCCTGCGGCAGTCAGTACGGCATATCCTGCCGAAGTCAATAACCGTGCAAGAATTGAGCGCATATTTTCTTCATCATCGACTATGAGAATTTGGTCCTTTGTCACTTTTCTTTCCTCCATTTGGGGAGTTTCAGCGTTACGATACAACCTCTGTGTGGAAGCGATTCTATAGACATGGATCCGCAATTGAGTTCAATTAAGCGGTTAGTGATCGGCAGGCCGAGACCTATCCCTCCGGGTTTTGTTGTGTAAAAAGGACGGTAAATATCACCTTTGTCTAGGTGACTAATTCCCGGTCCGTTGTCGGAAATAGCCACCTTTATATGGCTATTTTCTTCAGAAATCTTTATATCGATCTCTCCATCTGGGGGGGCAGCTTCTATTGCGTTGAGCAGAAGGTTGTCCAATACCTGCCTTAAGTGATCCTCATCGAACCTTATCCTGTAATATTTTGACGGACAATTGATTGATAATTTCAGTTGTTTCGATTCACAAGAACGTATCATCTCCTTTGATCTCTTATTCACTTCTTCTGCGATGTTGATGCAGCGCGGAACCGGCTTTGCTGCTTTGGAGAAGTCGAGCATCCGTGTGATTACACGGTTGAGCCGGTCACATTCTTCAATAATAATGCGTGATCCTTTGAAGTCATTGTTGCCAGATTCTATGATTTGTGCCGAGGAGCGAATGATTGTCAGAGGGTTCTTTACCTCGTGGGCGACGTATGCTGCCATTTCACCCAAGGTAGCGAGTTGTTCCAGTTGCCGCATTCTCTCGAGCATTTTGAGATGCTGAAACCGCAACACGCAATTGTATGAAAGGAGTTTGATAAAACGAATGTCAGACCCCGTAAATACCTGCCCATTCGTCTTTTCACCGAGGCACATCACGCCCTCGAATCGGTTATCGAGCGCAAAAGGTGCATATACTTCATATCCGAGCGTTTTCATATCGGCAATAACTTGTGCGATCTTCCTCCTGTCAATTTGAGTTTGTTCTCCAAAACGCATGGTGTGCAGAAGTTCGTCGTATACCAGTGGCTCGTCCGTGTGACGCCTGGCAATCCAGGTGGTCAGATCATTAAAGGATCGGGATTTTACCATACGATCAATGTCCGTAGCTGGCGGCCAGTAATACTGATATTGCCCGGTGATTTCGTTCCTTCCTATGCAGATGCACCTGTTGACTCCCATGTTCTCCATGACTATATCGACCGAGGTCCTAAGAAGGTCGTTTATGCCGCGCGCCTCGTCAAGGGCATAGCGTATCTCGTCGACTGTCTGAGACAGGTACTTGGATTTCCCGAACAGAATTTTCTCGACTGAGATCATGAGTCTCCTTGCGAACAGAAGCAGCAATAATGCGGTGATGAAGATATAGACGTAGGGCAGAGGAATCAGGGGATGCAAGATAACCGAGAGGAGATAAGAACCGGCAAAAAGCAGCGCCGTCACGAGAGCGAAGCTGAGCGTTCGCCTTGTCGTCACCTGTATGTCGAAGAGCCGATGGCGAAACAAGCAAGTTGCCACAAGCAGTGAATATGCAGCGTTTGCGATATTACCCAATCCACCTACATTGACCCCTGAGGCGGTCATGATATCTTCAGCGATAGCGCCGGTAACACCGATCGAGCCGGCAGTGAGTAGAATAGCCAGTCGCGTACGTTCTAGGGGTCGCTGCGAGCGGAGGTATGCTCTTCCTATCAGTAAAAATGACGCAACAAATAACGGTAAAGTGAACATCCATAATATGTAGTCATACGCCGTTGCCGATAATATCTCCAGCGCATAGATGATCGATAAACAAAATGCAGTAAGGTAGGTGATTCTCACGGCGTTGAAGATGTACTTTGATTCAAGTCCAATAAAAGCGGCAGTGAATTGGAGTGTGGCTACTGGTAATACATAAAGACAAGCCGTCGCCGACATATAGAAGATATGCATGATAAGAATCGCGTAGATCGGATTCGCATCGCTGACCTGGAAATTTCGCGATACGATGACTCTTATATTCCATACGAAAAGACAAAAACATATCAGTAAGAAGGATCGATACAATATGTGACGGCGATTATGCAGTGAAACGAAGATGATGAGTATCAGATTTATTACAGCGCTTAAGATAGCAGCCAGTACTTTTACGTCAAGTTCCATTTACTCTACTCCGTTTTTACTAGTCTATCCGGTTGATCTTTTTTGTCAAGAGGACCAGATTACTGGTGCTGGAACGTTTCTCATTTCTTTTGAAACGGATATTTTTGCAGTAGTATTCCACTTACAATGAATGCAAGCCCGATTACTGTGGATGCAAGAATTCTTTCTCCGACGAAGAGATTTATGAATACGAGGGCGAAAAAAGGCGTTAGGTATATGAGATTGCTGACCTGGGCAGTCGTTCTCGAAAGACGGAGGGCCTTCAACCATAAGACGAAAGTGATTCCCATCTCAAAGATTCCGACATATGCAGCACCGAGAAATCCCGGCAAGTTCGGAATCGTGAATCTACCAGTTAACATCATGTAGATAACTATGAAGACAAAACCGAAGACGAAATTTAAGAAAAGCTTTGCAACCTCATCACGTCGGTCTTTGATATTGAATATCCAGAAAAGAGCCCAGATGACCGCGCTGCCGAGCGCCAGGAGAACACCGGTTGGATTGAAAAAACGGAGTCCGGCAAAGTCACCGCGAGTTGCTATGATCACGACGCCGAGATAGCTTATGATGACGGCGAGTACGCTCTTTAGTCCTATGCTCTGGCGGAGAAGAGGAATAGACAATAGTACAAGTTGAATGGCCCACGTGTAATTAAGCGCCATGGCTTGCTGTGCGGGAAGCAATGAGTATGCCCTGAGCAGAACAACGTAATAGAGGAATGGATTTAAGAAACCAAGGAGCAATGAGTAAACACAATCTCTGAATGTGCAACCACGCAGCAGCCCGATCTTATTTTGTATTAGCAGTATAGTAAACAAAGTGAACGTTGAAACAGCGGTCGCATAAAAGAGCAACTGCGCGTAGTCCAGATATCTCAAAGAAAACTTGAATGCAGAGGCGATGGTCGACCACATCAATACCACGAATACGGCATAAGTGTAAGCCTTTTGTTGGTCCTGCATAAGTGACAATAATCTGAAACAGAACGGTGTCAATATGAAAGCCAGGTAACGTTTAGTGTCCATCGGTTACGATGCCCGTAGGCTGAAAGCAAGCACGAAATTCCAAATACTAAATGCTAAACAAATTCGAATATCAAGATTCAAATTGCCAAAACAGACGAAAACGGTATTAACGAAACTGGCGCAATTAACGATAAAAACGTTTCATGTTAAATTCGCTTTTCGAAATTCGAAATTCAAAATGTTGCTCAAACGGTAATAACGGGAATAGCGAAATTAGCGATATTGGCGAGAATAACGAGCTTGGCAAATCTTATGCTTTCCGCAATTCGAAATACGAAATTCGAAATGTCGTTTGAAGGTTGTAGTATTGACATCACATACATTCCTCCTATAATGGAACATGAGTAGTGTTTTAGCTATGGTGCTCGCCGGTGGGAGAGTTGATGAGCTACTCTGTCTCACCGAGCATAGGCCGAAGTCTGCATTGCCCGTCTTTGCCACTTACCGGATCATCGATTTCGTCCTCAGCAATTTGATGCACAGCGGTATAAATAATGTTGGCGTCCTCTCGCAGTATAGACCTTACGCTCTGGTAAGGCATATCGGCACAGGTGAACACTGGGATTTTGTGGGCCGTTCCCGTAACATACGGATGCTTCCTCCGTATCGTGGCTTCAAGGCATCTGACTGGTACAAAGGAACCGCAGATGCGGTATACCAGAATATTTCGTATATCGAGGGCTTCAAACCGCAGTACGTTTTGATCGCATCTGCAGACCACATCTACCGCATGGATTACCGCCCTTTCATTAAATTCCACATTGAAAACAACGCGGATGCGACTATATCATTCACGCGGAGGAAGAGCCGATCCTCGCGATTCGGCTACGGCGTTATCGGTCGGGGCGGTAGACTCCGGAATTACCAGGAGAAACCAAGTAAACCACCATCGGACTGGGTATCTATGACCCTCTATCTTTTCAATTGTGATTTTCTGATCGATGTTCTCAATAGGAACGCAAAGGAAGAATCCCACGAGTTCGGGCGAGATATCATTCCTAATATTATATCCACTGCCCGGGTGTTCGGGTACAAACACGAAGGCTATTGGGCATATGCTCGGACCGTGGATTCTTACTACAATACTAACATGGATATGATAAACAGCGGGACCACCCTGAAGGACTGGCAGATCAGGACCAATCTTCTGGAAAGATCTGCCCGCGCCGACCGGTTACCAGCATATATTAACGGAGATGTGGTTAACTCGGTCGTAAGCGAAGGATGCATTGTTGAAGGTAAGGTTAGAAATTCCATCCTATCGCCAGGGGTCATCGTGCAAGATAATGCCGAGGTCGTAGACTCAATTATTTTTCATGATACGGTCATTGGCAAGAATACGATGATGCAAAAAGTAATTTGTGATAAAGATTCCCGGATCGGCGAAGGCTGTTCGATCGGCGGTTTTGGTAAGCAAACAGTGTCCCGTGAATTTGGTGATCTTTTGCACTCCGGGATTATCTTGTTCGGGAGGAATACAGTGGTCCCGGACAAAACGAGAATAGGTGCAAATACTACAGTTTACTCGTCGGCGAGAATTAGTGCCAGATGCGTGGACCCGGGGAGTACGTTGCGATGAAGAAGGGTCTGATTGCGATGCTCCTTGCCGGGGGTATGGGTTCCCGGTTGAATATTCTAGTGAGCAAGCGGGCCAAACCCGCGCTACCCTTTGGTGCCATCTACAGGATCATAGATTTCACGCTGAGTAACATTGCTAACTCGCACATTGACGTTGTGGGAGTACTCACTCAATACAAACCTCTGTCACTCATGGAACATCTTGACGGAGGAACGCCGTGGGACCTGTTCGGCCGCACCAGGCTTGTCGAAATACTCCCGCCTAAAACAGGAGAGGCGAGCTCTGACTGGTACAAAGGCACGTCTGACGCAATATATCAGAACATCGGATTCATCAGCGACTTCGCGCCGGAAATGGTTCTTGTGGTGTCTGGTGATCACATATACTCAATGGATTACAATGATCTGATTGCTTTTCATCGGGACCAAAAGGCCCTTGCGACTGTGTGTCTTGTACGCGTACCGTCAAGGGATGTTCAGCATTTCGGTATTGCCGAAACCGATGACATGGGAAGAATCGTTTCCTGGGTCGAAAAACCAAGAAGTTCAAAATCCAATCTCGCCTCCATGGGCGTATACTTGTTCAATCGCGATGTATTGGTGAAGACGCTGAGCGGCGCCGCGCGGCGCCGTGGAACTGATTTTGCCAGGGACATTATTCCGGCGATGATGAAACAAAAACGTGTTTTCGGTTATATCTTCAACGGTTACTGGCGCGATGTCGGAACGATCCATTCATACTGGCAGGCAAACATGGATATGCTACAAAGTAGTTCTGGCCTCGACGTTAAGGAATGGGGCATAAAGACTAGCCTTGCGGCAAAGGGAGAGATTGGTGACCGCCCGTCGACATATATTGGGCGGACATCGCTGGTGAAGAATTCGCTCATCGCGCGGGGTTGTGTAATCGAAGGCGAAGTGAGGAACTCTGTAATTTCACCGGGGGTGATGGTGGGTAAGGGCGCCAAAATCATCGATTCGATAATTTTTCATGACACCGTAATCGGCGCTCGTTCCCTTGTGCAGCGTAGCATAATTGACAAGCAGGTGAGTGTAGGCAGTTCTGTTTGTATAGGTAGTGGCGAAGCGATTCCTAATAAGAAATTCTTAAAACATCTTTCAACCGGTATCTCGATCGTCGGT
This window encodes:
- a CDS encoding sigma-54 dependent transcriptional regulator, whose translation is MTKDQILIVDDEENMRSILARLLTSAGYAVLTAAGAAEAMKLVNKHAVALTITDLVMPGTDGMQLLIALKDTDPSMPVIMLTAYGTIETAVAAMKKGAYDYVLKPFDNDEILFVVKKAISSNDFRRCKWYRGASGNLLIGTSEKMTRIYELVDKIADSMGTVLISGETGTGKELVAREIHRRSSRGEGPFICVNCAALPDTLLESELFGYEKGAFTGAINSKPGRFELAHGGTILLDEIGDMSLLMQTKLLRVLQDKMVTRLGGTESNEIAVRIIASTNKDIERACHEEQFRQDLYYRINVLNIRIPPLREHKEDIPDIAHYFIEHYTKRDNRPVQTIAPESMTQLLAYDWPGNVRELENTIERAVVLSKDRAIEIEIPGLSKPITEESKSLRDSLRSTTQEVEKQAIANALRECNGNRSKAAKKLGISRRTIINKIKQYNMT
- a CDS encoding 2-hydroxyacyl-CoA dehydratase, giving the protein MKVGFQHMGNLNITLTALLTNLGCEVLQGPRPNKKSLDIGVRYAPELVCLPFKVTLGDMFGALEQGADTLLFIGGGNWSCRYGYYGRIQCSILRRLGFTFRSIFVGHQDVKFVISEILHLNHDSWTTALRKWTRGFAVAWHKSKLVDQVESLARQIRPLEKTGGECTALERTHLRKIRVESSILRLRKMRKEIQEDFDSIEMIEAYVPPRVMVVGESYCVIEPFVNFDIIENLGNLRVQAEPFLTAHRWLFYHTMRINDDHGLPRKEAKSLAQPVWAYNAGGEDQLSIGYTIMAAKRGFDGVVHLMPFSCMPETAALPVFERISKSYSLPLLNISLDEHTSTTGVRTRIEAFVDMLLHRRNRAAGIRKGA
- a CDS encoding acyl-CoA dehydratase activase — its product is MKYYLGVDVGSISAKGVIIDEEYDVVAECYLRTLGRPIESIKKVLDQIKTETSSCFHIAGVGTTGSARRLAGVMLDADVVKNEIIAHAIAACHFFEDVNTIIEIGGQDSKLIIIRESIPVDFAMNTVCAAGTGSFLDHQAIRLGLPIEKFGKLALAAKNRVHIASRCTVFAESDMIHKTQLGIERNDIVAGLCAAIVRNYLNVLAKGKEIVPRILFQGGVAANEGVRVAFEKALGLNIEVPRHFLVMGAIGAAILSCTRSNGETKFPGFDRCLEQEFESRGFECHDCPNQCEIVEMVRDDKIITRYGSRCGKWE
- a CDS encoding DUF1028 domain-containing protein yields the protein MLNVAILIICLSGYGTFSIVAMDPETNEFGVAVASRVLDVGYIVPWVEADVGAVATQAYSNPYFGPWALEELSKGKSAAEAMRAILEKDTLPEDRQIGIVDKNGQSVSHTGANTTVWAGHRNGPNVAVQGNILTGPEVVDSMFAVYTRTEGPLAERLLSALEAGEKAGGDSRGKQSASLVVVTNRGGYLGADDRLVDLKVVDHQEPVQELRRQYELWQYAFMAPAYLRLADEQKDKEDLFLKKTHALLTKALQSELESPEVYNSLAWEFALLKKYPEETLQAAKKAHALAPDDANIMDTLAEAYYAAGNYEEAVKWEANALKIEPENAFFLGQLEKYKKALSEKK
- a CDS encoding acyl-CoA dehydratase activase-related protein — its product is MKSGMTIGIPQALGYYYYQPLWTTFFDDLQCQVVTSGQTDRNKLDSGINIAPGETCLPLKCYLGHLISLTDKADCIFVPRLVCLSRQPGIRLGCPKMIGLPDMTKALVPEAPVVTMDIDLRQESEEASYVNLARKLGFSERRAQIAYEHGIAVSLKQQEERIAAARLTTTAKDDLVIGLMGHAYLLEDDFLNLHLKKKIRETGAQIISCHDLPDDNIEPLTNSVKPLSWYFENHILNAAKYFYDDISISGIIYLCSFGCGAASITHEIIELEIAPQHSTHFLKIVLDEHTGETGIMTRIESFVDMVNLKREKKL
- a CDS encoding alkaline phosphatase family protein encodes the protein MSSILKAYGEDPTYRPLKNLDVEALKRSTNIILFVIDGLGYEFLMQHGKNSVLNKYPKQKVTSVFPSTTATAITTFATGLAPQQHAITGWFMHLKEMGSVVKILPFTPRQSDRAPGFTDTSMQSILECDPVSSMIRADNFFFFPHYLHGSAYTRATSRGAEMIAYDSLSDCLANIAKTVKDNRRKKFLYVYWPELDTICHSFGVGSPEASTHFKELERNIDKLIRALKGSRTTMLVTSDHGLIDTEPEDFINLNEHPDLAATLTLPLCGEPRVAYCYVHPSRVRRFREYVSAKLSRFCTLHSSQGLVRKNFFGLHQPNAKLLDRVGDYVLIMKNKYIIKDFILGETEHFLKANHGGVSREEMHVPLINVSC